From Psychrobacillus sp. FSL K6-2836, a single genomic window includes:
- a CDS encoding alpha/beta hydrolase family protein, whose amino-acid sequence MYTLIALEKDGALPLLHNVNDIEDWHEKRSTISQNWLDCIGGLPPLVKPSMKINTWEIHDDYYQINICYSTVYADWVPANLLVPKGLVEENLTTESDVLHLLSSAKSKRFRAVIALHPTSENGKEDISTTVGRKNRQYGLELVKRGFVVLAPDTITAGERVLQNEQPFQTAAFYKSHPEWSAVAKMIVDHQQGISLLEELSIVDNSKIGAIGHSLGGYNSFFLAGVDSRIKAVVCSCGFSPFAQDPERHRWGRREWFSHIPKISDYINEGKVPFEFTEIAALVAPTPLFLWMGQNDHIFPHWEPAAKGLAELNSLYEWMEEGERFTSLIGNTGHDFPPEIRQISYAFLDKWLS is encoded by the coding sequence ATGTATACATTAATAGCTTTAGAGAAGGATGGAGCTCTACCGTTATTACATAATGTGAATGATATAGAAGATTGGCATGAAAAAAGATCTACGATAAGCCAAAATTGGTTAGATTGTATAGGTGGTCTTCCTCCGCTAGTTAAACCGAGTATGAAGATTAACACCTGGGAGATCCATGATGATTATTACCAGATTAACATTTGCTATTCCACGGTTTACGCGGACTGGGTGCCTGCTAACCTTTTAGTTCCGAAAGGACTTGTAGAAGAAAATTTAACTACAGAAAGTGATGTACTTCATTTATTGTCCTCTGCTAAAAGTAAGCGGTTTCGGGCAGTGATTGCTCTCCATCCAACGAGCGAAAATGGAAAAGAAGACATAAGTACAACAGTGGGTAGGAAGAATAGACAATACGGTCTGGAGCTTGTAAAAAGAGGATTTGTGGTTTTAGCTCCAGATACGATAACCGCAGGCGAAAGAGTATTACAGAATGAGCAGCCATTTCAAACAGCAGCATTTTATAAAAGTCATCCCGAGTGGTCGGCAGTTGCTAAAATGATTGTGGATCATCAGCAAGGGATAAGCTTATTGGAGGAACTAAGTATCGTTGACAACTCCAAAATTGGTGCGATTGGACATTCTTTAGGCGGTTATAATAGCTTTTTTCTAGCAGGAGTCGACAGTCGGATTAAAGCAGTCGTTTGTAGCTGTGGGTTCTCACCTTTTGCACAAGACCCTGAGAGGCATCGCTGGGGCAGAAGAGAGTGGTTCAGCCATATCCCTAAGATAAGTGATTATATAAATGAAGGAAAAGTACCGTTTGAGTTCACCGAAATAGCTGCACTAGTTGCTCCAACTCCATTATTCTTGTGGATGGGGCAAAATGACCATATTTTTCCTCATTGGGAACCAGCAGCAAAAGGATTAGCGGAACTTAACTCCTTATACGAATGGATGGAAGAAGGAGAACGATTTACATCATTGATAGGAAACACAGGTCATGATTTCCCGCCTGAAATTCGCCAAATCTCCTATGCTTTTCTAGATAAATGGTTGAGCTAA
- a CDS encoding ABC transporter permease — translation MSECILIQLKKIAFFTTQYGKSIQKKWKSLLLLFLFPIFLLATTLGIVAALFVPSAKAPITVAFVDEDQTEETKMLLEFMTLSIEKEEGIKITSMTKKAANLKIENNEISSYILFPKELTKKLYKGKSVSLTIVGNPSQTVDSFIVKELAESMTRYISSAQANILTVYDYAGNTYIPEEDLEKLLFNTFIEFTLYTLGSGQILDEEEVTNITTTSPTNYYVVAGWFSAFTIWLFGSYSLLRKDTHAAMRNRWKLLGVTHWHTTVSQIFVSLLVSIVFATISFIPISKYFVVELFMLDYFRLFLFILLYGLLLIIGLALIDLWISSKKIVLLFQFFFFLFGIVSSGALIPTIYFPLFIKNALPFFFSFESFQWIVEIVLVGRNYASFTSLGIQVLIGLLLLWISTRRKDRWK, via the coding sequence ATGAGTGAATGCATCTTGATCCAACTGAAAAAGATTGCTTTCTTTACGACTCAATATGGAAAAAGTATTCAGAAGAAGTGGAAATCGCTTCTTCTGCTTTTTCTTTTCCCCATTTTTCTGTTAGCTACTACACTCGGAATTGTCGCTGCTCTATTTGTTCCATCAGCTAAAGCACCTATTACCGTTGCTTTTGTAGATGAAGATCAAACAGAAGAAACGAAAATGCTACTGGAATTTATGACACTCTCCATCGAAAAAGAAGAAGGCATTAAAATTACTTCTATGACAAAGAAAGCTGCTAATCTTAAAATAGAGAACAATGAAATAAGTAGTTACATACTGTTCCCTAAGGAATTAACTAAAAAGTTATATAAAGGAAAGTCTGTCTCCTTAACTATTGTAGGTAATCCCTCCCAAACAGTTGATAGCTTCATCGTAAAGGAATTAGCAGAAAGTATGACGCGTTACATCTCCTCTGCTCAGGCTAATATTCTCACGGTTTATGACTATGCTGGTAATACATATATTCCTGAGGAGGATTTAGAAAAGCTTCTATTTAATACATTTATCGAATTTACTTTATATACATTAGGAAGCGGACAAATCCTAGATGAAGAAGAAGTTACGAATATTACAACTACCTCCCCGACTAATTATTATGTTGTAGCTGGTTGGTTTAGTGCATTTACTATTTGGTTATTTGGAAGCTATTCCTTGTTGAGGAAAGATACGCATGCTGCTATGCGAAATCGCTGGAAATTACTTGGAGTGACCCACTGGCATACGACTGTTTCACAAATATTTGTTTCTCTACTAGTAAGTATTGTATTTGCTACTATTTCTTTTATCCCAATTAGCAAATACTTCGTAGTAGAGTTATTTATGTTAGATTATTTCCGGCTTTTCTTGTTCATCCTTTTGTATGGATTACTTCTAATAATAGGCTTAGCACTCATAGATTTATGGATTTCATCTAAAAAAATAGTGTTGCTCTTTCAATTTTTCTTTTTTTTATTTGGGATAGTTTCAAGTGGTGCATTAATTCCTACGATTTATTTTCCTTTATTCATCAAAAACGCACTGCCATTTTTCTTCTCGTTTGAGAGCTTCCAATGGATTGTAGAAATTGTGTTAGTTGGACGAAACTATGCAAGCTTTACGTCGTTAGGAATTCAGGTCTTAATAGGTCTACTCCTTCTATGGATCTCAACACGGAGGAAGGATAGGTGGAAATGA
- a CDS encoding carbohydrate binding domain-containing protein — MKIVLNFVFLLSLVLIVTLSFPSLHSVSAEDLVIQNPSFEDSTGGVGIPGWTQNFGTSSITTVESEFYTGTKSLEIKDTSKNENLGLISDTVPVTPGREYTASAKIKTGSTGSGEIYIRFFDQKGAYITGYNKSLSGATSWSDISITAIAPETAASAAILFYSGKANIGTFYFDDASLMEVKPINPIEEVAEDLGIQVTKTTVMLGDIGKDSQGNDVLYTVVAGIPSKFAIVDVATEKLIKSYTLEDTSGAWGVKVASDGSVYLGAYNKGYLYRYLPQTDELINLGHPVKDTDAVLYPFATASDGKIYGGTYGSGSIYEYDPATEEFTDFGRMAEGQSWVRSVALDEGNQKVYAGVGSQAHLIEYDIASGEKRNVLPAQYADIISVYDMNFIDGKLFAQKESKYEMFIYDTETGNLVEATNGDTGEKTYDIPESSRGVSEKSPVANKVYYTHMGILHEYNLDTNTFQSLNVDLKGSAISYKFIQLNEEEFPGYTLVGLSGNGGQLYKYNLVNGNLKLTNLDLPSESVLIHELAKGPDGKIYSTGYLPGNMSAFIPTSQETVRFDGIGQSEGMANLNNKMYLGIYPNAKMYEYDPFKAWDRTDSNNLNPDLLFSLEKNDSIPGYTQQDRPFAMLGVDDYNKLFIGTVPKNGNLGGAFTIYEPGTENEPEIHWNLMEDQSIVSLAYANGKVYGGTTVAGGQGSTPTTTEAKIFVWDVEKQEKSFEMVPVPGKRALTALVLGPDENIWGMSDGTLFAFDPATNTVIFSKEIDPKASSNWRNASLEIGTDGNIYGIIGNKFFKFDIVSQQHEFLASGVEHLAQDDFGAFYLSKGINLYKYEDSSLLQTIKSAELSVDEERLTVGDTTQLHVKAILENNRSTYELAGSTIEYTVSNSKMVSINNGVLTAQKSGRANITVNVTLNGVTVKSNTVSVWINNKGGNNK, encoded by the coding sequence ATGAAGATTGTATTAAATTTTGTTTTTCTATTAAGTTTGGTTTTAATAGTGACCCTCTCATTTCCTAGTCTGCATTCAGTTTCAGCGGAAGATTTGGTTATACAAAATCCCAGCTTTGAGGATTCTACAGGCGGTGTGGGAATACCAGGTTGGACACAGAATTTTGGGACTTCCAGCATTACGACCGTAGAAAGTGAATTTTATACGGGTACGAAAAGTTTAGAAATTAAAGATACAAGTAAAAATGAAAACCTTGGTTTAATAAGTGATACAGTTCCCGTTACACCTGGTAGAGAGTATACCGCTTCTGCAAAAATCAAAACGGGTTCGACGGGTTCTGGAGAAATATACATTCGTTTTTTTGACCAGAAGGGTGCATATATCACTGGGTATAATAAGTCTTTAAGTGGAGCAACTTCGTGGTCAGATATAAGTATCACAGCTATTGCGCCAGAAACAGCAGCATCGGCTGCTATTTTGTTTTATTCTGGTAAAGCAAATATAGGAACCTTCTATTTTGATGATGCTAGTTTAATGGAGGTAAAGCCTATAAACCCAATTGAAGAAGTTGCTGAGGATTTAGGAATACAAGTTACGAAAACAACCGTCATGTTGGGGGATATTGGGAAAGACTCTCAGGGAAATGATGTTTTGTACACAGTTGTGGCGGGCATCCCTTCTAAATTTGCTATTGTGGATGTTGCTACTGAAAAGTTAATAAAAAGCTATACGTTAGAGGATACGTCTGGTGCGTGGGGTGTAAAGGTTGCTTCAGATGGTTCTGTTTATTTGGGTGCGTACAATAAAGGCTATCTTTATCGTTATTTACCTCAAACCGATGAACTAATCAATCTTGGTCATCCAGTTAAAGATACAGATGCTGTGCTATATCCATTTGCTACAGCAAGTGATGGAAAAATTTATGGAGGTACTTATGGGTCAGGAAGTATTTATGAATATGATCCTGCAACTGAAGAGTTTACGGATTTCGGTAGAATGGCTGAAGGACAGTCTTGGGTTAGAAGTGTTGCTCTAGATGAAGGAAATCAAAAAGTATATGCGGGAGTTGGTAGTCAAGCACATTTAATAGAATACGATATTGCTTCTGGTGAAAAGAGAAATGTGCTACCTGCACAATATGCGGATATTATTTCTGTTTATGACATGAATTTTATAGACGGAAAATTATTTGCACAAAAAGAATCTAAATACGAAATGTTTATTTATGATACGGAAACCGGAAATTTGGTAGAGGCTACGAACGGTGATACAGGTGAGAAGACATATGATATTCCTGAATCATCAAGAGGAGTCTCAGAAAAATCTCCTGTTGCCAATAAAGTTTATTACACACATATGGGAATATTACATGAGTACAACTTGGATACGAATACCTTCCAATCGTTGAATGTAGATCTAAAGGGAAGCGCTATTAGTTATAAATTCATCCAATTAAATGAGGAAGAATTTCCAGGATATACACTGGTAGGTCTTTCTGGTAATGGTGGTCAGCTTTACAAATATAACTTAGTAAATGGAAACCTTAAGTTGACAAACTTAGATTTACCTTCTGAGTCTGTATTAATTCATGAATTAGCGAAGGGACCAGACGGAAAAATATATAGTACGGGTTATCTACCTGGTAATATGAGTGCATTTATCCCTACTTCACAGGAAACTGTTCGGTTTGATGGGATTGGGCAAAGTGAGGGAATGGCTAACTTAAACAATAAAATGTATTTAGGAATTTATCCTAATGCCAAAATGTATGAATATGATCCATTTAAAGCATGGGATCGAACGGATTCAAATAATTTAAATCCTGATCTTTTATTCAGCCTGGAAAAAAATGATAGCATACCAGGTTATACACAGCAAGATAGACCATTCGCAATGCTTGGAGTGGATGATTATAACAAGTTGTTCATTGGAACAGTACCGAAAAACGGGAATTTAGGTGGCGCATTTACAATATATGAACCAGGAACAGAAAATGAACCTGAAATTCATTGGAATTTAATGGAAGACCAAAGTATTGTTTCATTAGCCTATGCTAACGGAAAGGTATACGGCGGAACTACCGTAGCTGGAGGACAGGGTTCTACACCTACAACAACGGAAGCTAAAATATTTGTATGGGATGTTGAGAAACAAGAGAAATCCTTTGAAATGGTCCCTGTACCAGGGAAAAGAGCATTAACAGCACTAGTACTTGGTCCAGACGAAAATATTTGGGGGATGTCAGATGGTACTTTATTTGCATTTGACCCTGCAACAAATACCGTAATTTTTAGCAAGGAAATAGACCCTAAAGCGTCAAGTAACTGGAGAAATGCTTCTCTTGAAATTGGAACAGATGGGAACATTTACGGAATAATCGGTAATAAGTTTTTCAAGTTTGATATAGTCAGTCAACAGCATGAATTCCTTGCAAGTGGTGTAGAACATTTAGCCCAAGATGATTTTGGAGCATTCTATTTATCAAAAGGTATCAACTTATATAAATACGAGGACAGTAGTTTGCTTCAAACTATTAAGAGTGCTGAGCTGTCAGTTGATGAAGAACGTCTTACTGTTGGAGACACTACGCAGCTTCATGTTAAAGCTATATTAGAGAATAATAGAAGCACTTATGAACTAGCAGGAAGTACTATTGAATATACAGTTAGTAATTCAAAGATGGTTTCCATAAACAATGGAGTTTTGACAGCACAAAAAAGTGGAAGAGCTAATATCACAGTGAACGTAACATTGAATGGAGTAACTGTTAAAAGTAATACGGTGTCCGTCTGGATCAATAACAAAGGTGGAAACAATAAGTGA
- a CDS encoding DegT/DnrJ/EryC1/StrS family aminotransferase, with amino-acid sequence MGENILALNGGTKVKVTDFGTGQRFGLEEAKELLEALEQNTLFYHFGNKVKQFLQDFNDLYKVNYSVATSSGTAALHVALGAAGVTAGDEVITSPITDQGTVVGILYQNAIPVFADLDPHSYTLTAKSIEEKITAKTKAIIVVHLAGNPCDMDPIMELAGKYNLKVVEDCAQSYLTTYKGRLTGTIGDYGCFSTNDFKHISTGDGGMVTVNSGEESDYFTTHAFADKNYRRHEDTVMKDLEYLAPNYRMTELQGAVGIAQLKKLNWICTRRNELGERLKQGLGTIKGINPMKITDEGWCSYWFYMLTLNLEQLTCSREEFSEALAAEGIPNQPGYIPKVLYAQPLFQNKQAYLNSHYPFDLGSYDYSIGSCPNAENILETAIRLNINEFYTDQDIEDMIVAINKVSSYYNRVNS; translated from the coding sequence ATGGGAGAAAATATACTAGCTTTAAATGGCGGTACGAAGGTGAAAGTGACCGACTTTGGTACAGGACAACGTTTTGGGTTGGAGGAGGCAAAGGAATTACTAGAAGCACTTGAGCAAAATACATTATTCTATCATTTTGGCAATAAAGTAAAGCAGTTTTTACAGGATTTTAACGATCTTTATAAAGTTAATTACAGTGTTGCTACTTCTTCCGGGACTGCTGCACTACATGTCGCACTTGGAGCAGCTGGAGTTACAGCTGGGGATGAAGTTATTACAAGTCCTATTACAGACCAAGGGACAGTAGTGGGAATTCTTTACCAAAATGCTATCCCAGTCTTTGCTGATTTGGATCCACATAGCTATACGTTAACTGCTAAATCAATCGAAGAAAAAATAACCGCTAAGACGAAGGCAATAATTGTTGTTCATCTAGCAGGTAACCCTTGTGATATGGATCCAATAATGGAACTTGCAGGAAAATATAATCTTAAGGTTGTAGAGGACTGTGCTCAAAGTTATTTAACGACTTACAAAGGAAGACTAACCGGTACAATTGGGGATTACGGCTGTTTTAGCACAAATGATTTTAAGCATATTTCTACTGGTGACGGAGGAATGGTGACAGTAAACTCAGGGGAAGAATCAGATTATTTTACTACTCATGCATTTGCAGATAAAAATTATCGTAGACATGAAGACACTGTGATGAAGGATTTAGAATACTTAGCGCCGAATTATCGTATGACTGAGCTACAAGGTGCGGTTGGCATTGCACAGTTAAAAAAGCTTAACTGGATCTGTACAAGACGCAACGAGTTAGGGGAAAGATTAAAGCAAGGACTCGGTACTATTAAAGGGATCAATCCGATGAAAATTACCGATGAAGGCTGGTGTAGCTATTGGTTTTATATGCTCACCTTAAATCTGGAACAGTTAACGTGCTCAAGAGAGGAGTTTTCGGAAGCTTTAGCAGCAGAAGGAATTCCTAACCAGCCTGGTTATATTCCGAAGGTGTTATATGCACAGCCTTTATTTCAAAACAAACAGGCATATTTGAATAGCCATTATCCATTTGATCTTGGATCTTATGATTATTCTATTGGAAGCTGTCCAAACGCTGAGAATATTTTAGAAACGGCCATTCGACTAAATATAAATGAATTCTATACTGACCAAGATATAGAAGATATGATCGTCGCAATCAATAAAGTTTCTTCCTATTATAATAGAGTTAATTCATAA
- a CDS encoding ABC transporter permease, with the protein MMKAILGIQAIRMRKEWKVLLAWLLLPLLLTILTFGMLTKLGDESKVPIGLVIEENSTLSDNLVQRIMDTDYLQVNILDLPEATDLLEKHELDSVFVIKDGYEEDILDNRRSQLLEAYSSNRSFAYFAVVETISSYVQEEATRTKAATEIKDLYDKYGSSEEWDREEIFKTSKKKQEEKQLITTSFSFQWTPTETASESTSLLSVWGIWAFFQIIATLFLFDWVVKANSKLIKVRWIFTKISLNSYISWNLLFYTILLFVMDVVTIYVLYLLDLASPSAQLFFSLLGFRLTINILAALIAKNFTNSFYYYISTIAISLILTICGGAFIPIDSIISRWSWVESFSPVYSLLHGGFAYGFLIAIMVISIVKGGIQRATSKFPTKKLS; encoded by the coding sequence ATGATGAAAGCTATTTTAGGTATACAAGCGATACGAATGCGTAAAGAATGGAAGGTTTTACTAGCCTGGCTCTTACTTCCACTCCTTTTAACTATATTAACGTTCGGGATGTTAACTAAATTAGGGGATGAATCCAAGGTTCCAATTGGTTTAGTAATAGAGGAAAACTCTACTCTTTCGGATAATCTAGTTCAAAGAATAATGGATACAGATTATTTACAGGTAAACATACTAGATCTTCCAGAAGCTACAGATCTATTAGAAAAACATGAGCTCGATAGTGTATTTGTCATTAAGGATGGATACGAGGAAGATATTCTAGATAATCGTCGGTCTCAGCTACTAGAGGCATATTCATCCAATAGATCCTTTGCTTACTTTGCTGTTGTAGAAACGATTAGCTCCTATGTTCAAGAAGAAGCAACTCGTACTAAAGCGGCAACAGAAATTAAAGATTTATACGATAAGTATGGCTCCAGTGAGGAATGGGATCGAGAAGAAATTTTCAAAACGAGTAAAAAAAAGCAGGAAGAGAAACAGCTAATTACAACAAGCTTTTCGTTCCAATGGACACCAACAGAAACGGCAAGTGAAAGCACCTCTCTTCTATCTGTTTGGGGTATTTGGGCCTTCTTCCAAATCATCGCTACATTATTTCTATTTGATTGGGTCGTAAAAGCAAATAGCAAATTGATAAAAGTACGTTGGATATTTACTAAAATATCATTAAATAGCTATATTAGTTGGAATTTATTGTTCTACACGATTTTATTATTTGTTATGGACGTAGTTACTATTTATGTTCTCTACTTATTAGATTTAGCATCTCCAAGTGCTCAGCTGTTCTTTTCACTACTTGGCTTTAGGCTAACGATAAATATATTAGCTGCTTTAATCGCCAAAAATTTCACTAATAGTTTCTACTATTATATTAGTACCATTGCGATCTCCCTAATCCTAACGATATGTGGGGGTGCATTTATCCCGATTGATTCTATTATTAGTAGATGGTCATGGGTGGAGTCTTTCAGTCCTGTTTATTCATTGTTACATGGTGGGTTCGCTTATGGATTTTTAATAGCTATTATGGTTATTTCAATAGTTAAAGGAGGTATTCAGCGTGCTACAAGTAAATTCCCTACAAAAAAGCTATCATAA
- a CDS encoding DUF6583 family protein — translation MKKKTWIIAIISFFVVAGGASAFFLVNKTPKEQYFYSEVKTIQHIQELVETRYENETEWAKYGTTKVIDSTYDFSGEYQDDTNPEIEQAVNNSNVAIRIASDPNKQEVEAEINATILGVDVDPIKGYITTEEIILGLPFYDQLLQLKDKDYGNLMRAIDPSYSGSENLGLENFLGKNNILSEENVEYLKEEYMMYLYESLPEEAFNVSDEKIDVNGKSIKAEKVSMTLTEAEVKKILTDVLQKAQKDPKFKEMVEDYLESSFDQFTAVSTPDTTFEFDEVMDDLISSVDKIDLPDGIKSTIWHDADLIVKRAFNVETPEAGTFEIAGTQSLEEATQNWDYSIGIDNNSLKFTGDLSTTKDGTYTDVISILDNNNVGLAYNGEEKLSGDDRTFERKFTFEDEYQPMEFLWTGKSNYKKDSMQADHEFVVAIDESSNAIIKVNQESKIIKKVNLPADSEKIVNIGTMDSNALQQLLTEDIYPEMESWGMNIMQQFEQEMY, via the coding sequence ATGAAGAAAAAAACATGGATTATTGCAATTATTTCTTTTTTTGTTGTAGCTGGAGGAGCATCGGCTTTTTTTCTAGTGAACAAAACACCGAAGGAACAATATTTTTATTCGGAAGTTAAGACGATTCAACATATTCAAGAGCTTGTCGAAACACGCTATGAAAATGAAACGGAATGGGCAAAATATGGAACAACTAAAGTTATCGATAGCACATATGACTTCTCAGGTGAATATCAAGACGACACTAATCCCGAAATAGAGCAGGCTGTGAATAACTCTAATGTTGCAATACGAATAGCAAGTGATCCAAATAAGCAAGAGGTAGAAGCTGAGATCAACGCTACTATTCTTGGGGTAGATGTTGACCCTATAAAAGGCTATATCACAACAGAAGAAATCATTTTAGGGCTTCCATTTTATGATCAATTACTTCAGTTGAAGGATAAAGACTACGGAAACTTAATGCGTGCAATAGATCCAAGCTATTCAGGTAGCGAAAATCTTGGTTTAGAGAATTTCCTCGGTAAAAATAATATTTTATCCGAAGAAAATGTCGAATATTTAAAAGAAGAATACATGATGTATCTATATGAATCATTGCCAGAAGAGGCATTTAACGTTTCGGATGAAAAAATTGATGTTAATGGGAAATCTATTAAAGCAGAAAAAGTCTCCATGACACTTACAGAAGCCGAAGTGAAGAAGATTTTAACTGATGTACTTCAAAAAGCTCAGAAGGATCCAAAGTTTAAAGAAATGGTTGAGGATTACTTGGAAAGTTCGTTTGATCAGTTTACTGCCGTTAGTACTCCAGACACAACATTTGAATTTGATGAAGTAATGGATGACTTAATAAGCTCAGTAGACAAAATTGACCTACCCGATGGTATAAAATCTACTATCTGGCATGATGCCGATTTAATCGTTAAACGCGCATTTAATGTAGAAACTCCTGAGGCAGGTACATTTGAAATTGCCGGGACTCAATCACTAGAGGAAGCTACACAAAACTGGGATTATTCAATAGGTATAGATAATAATTCATTGAAATTTACAGGTGACCTTTCAACTACTAAAGATGGAACTTATACAGATGTAATTTCCATACTGGATAATAACAATGTGGGTCTAGCCTATAACGGAGAAGAAAAGTTATCAGGTGATGATAGAACATTCGAACGTAAATTTACATTTGAAGATGAATACCAACCGATGGAGTTTTTGTGGACTGGAAAATCTAACTACAAAAAAGACTCTATGCAAGCAGACCATGAATTTGTTGTTGCAATAGATGAAAGTTCAAATGCTATTATAAAAGTTAATCAAGAAAGCAAAATCATTAAAAAAGTAAATCTACCAGCTGACTCCGAAAAAATAGTAAATATCGGAACGATGGATTCTAATGCACTACAGCAATTACTAACCGAAGACATTTACCCTGAAATGGAAAGCTGGGGAATGAACATCATGCAGCAATTTGAACAAGAAATGTACTAA
- a CDS encoding ABC transporter ATP-binding protein produces MLQVNSLQKSYHKHKILNDVNLLVNPGEVVGLVGENGAGKSTLLEILATVLPQSDGSVLLENKSYSKDIKSIRKLIGYVPQEISLWEEFTVAENFLFFEKLSWKRRSLEECKQLCLDMQLNKWDEPVESLSGGMKRKLNLAISLIHDPILILLDEPTVGIDMRSKEEIGNYLVNLAKREGKMIIYTSHDMNEITSFCDRIYCLGKDPFYAELLKSRGLTVEELA; encoded by the coding sequence GTGCTACAAGTAAATTCCCTACAAAAAAGCTATCATAAACACAAAATATTAAACGATGTAAATCTTCTAGTGAACCCAGGTGAGGTTGTCGGCTTAGTTGGAGAAAATGGAGCGGGCAAATCAACGCTATTGGAAATTTTAGCAACAGTGCTACCACAATCTGATGGCAGTGTATTATTGGAAAATAAGTCCTATTCAAAGGATATTAAAAGTATTCGCAAGCTAATTGGATATGTCCCACAGGAAATTTCCTTATGGGAGGAATTCACTGTAGCTGAAAACTTTTTGTTTTTCGAAAAGCTATCCTGGAAAAGAAGATCACTAGAAGAATGCAAGCAGCTTTGTCTCGATATGCAACTAAATAAATGGGATGAACCAGTAGAGTCTTTATCCGGTGGAATGAAAAGAAAACTAAATCTCGCAATCAGTCTTATTCATGACCCAATATTAATACTACTAGACGAACCGACCGTAGGAATAGATATGAGATCCAAAGAAGAGATTGGAAATTACTTAGTGAATTTAGCAAAACGTGAAGGAAAAATGATCATCTATACGTCTCATGATATGAACGAAATTACTTCCTTTTGTGACCGCATATATTGTTTAGGAAAAGATCCTTTTTACGCTGAATTGCTAAAGTCTAGAGGGCTTACTGTGGAGGAATTGGCATAA